Proteins from a genomic interval of Debaryomyces hansenii CBS767 chromosome E complete sequence:
- a CDS encoding DEHA2E04026p (similar to uniprot|P31539 Saccharomyces cerevisiae YLL026W HSP104 Heat shock protein that cooperates with Ydj1p (Hsp40) and Ssa1p (Hsp70) to refold and reactivate previously denatured aggregated proteins): MDNSEFTDNALRIITNATQLAKDNAHTQLAPLHFLAAMVPTDDENSTQYLKTLIQKARYEWPTFERNVNKHLVRLPSQTPAPDDIRPSYATGQVLANATKIKSQQKDDFVAQDHLLLALLDDSSIKAIFKESGINVDSIKTQAIELRGSQRIDSRQADSSSSYEFLNKYCEDFTEKAREGKIDPVIGREEEIRRVIRVLARRTKSNSVLIGEPGVGKTSIVEGVAQRIIDGDVPNILANSRLFALDLGALTAGAKYKGEFEERIKGVLNDIEKSNEMIILFIDEIHMLMGDGKSDAANLLKPMLARGSLHCIGATTFTEYRKFIAKDGAFERRFQKIDVPASTVPETVAILRGLQPRYEIHHGVRILDSALVTAAQLASRYLTYRSLPDSAVDLIDETAATVAVARDSKPEELDTLERQLHLIEVEINALERDVEADADSKDRLEVAKRKKAELEEQLGPLRERFNQERAGHEELIAAKRKLDELEIKASDAERRHDTATAADLRYFAIPDVAKQIEELEVKVAEEEQSLGSESMLKNAVSSEQVAETAARLTGIPVTKLSQAENTKLINMERELSSEVVGQSKAVKAVSNAIRLNRSGLANPNQPASFLFLGLSGSGKTELAKKVAGFLFADERAMIRIDCSELGDKWSASKLLGAAPGYVGYEEGGILTEALLRRPYSVILFDEVEKAAPEVLTILLQILDDGRVTSSQGKLVNCSNSIIIMTSNIGAEYINASKGPTIDDTTKGLVMDAVRANFRPEFLNRISSTVIFNRLSKKAISKIVKIRLKEIQERFAANGKALALEVDDAALEYLCNKGYSPDLGARPLNRLIQSEILNRLAVLLLKGQIKDKEVARVTLGPKGLEVLPNHEAEDEDMADVQVDDWKDSEDEDDYLDSTPLD; the protein is encoded by the coding sequence ATGGATAATTCAGAATTTACGGATAACGCATTGAGGATCATTACAAATGCTACTCAGTTAGCTAAAGATAATGCTCACACTCAGTTAGCTCCATTGCACTTTTTAGCAGCAATGGTACCAACggatgatgaaaattcGACACAATATCTTAAAACATTGATTCAAAAGGCTAGATATGAATGGCCTacatttgaaagaaatgtGAATAAGCACTTAGTTAGATTGCCATCACAAACTCCTGCACCAGATGATATTAGACCCAGTTATGCTACAGGCCAAGTGTTGGCCAATgcaacaaaaataaaatcacaACAGAAAGATGATTTTGTTGCACAAGATCACTTGTTATTGGCATTGTTGGATGATAGTTCGATTAAAGCTATTTTCAAGGAAAGTGGAATTAACGTTGATAGCATCAAGACACAGGCCATCGAATTGAGAGGAAGCCAGAGAATTGATTCAAGACAAGCTGACTCCTCGTCATCTTATGAATTCTTGAACAAGTACTGTGAAGACTTCACAGAGAAGGCCAGAGAAGGTAAAATTGACCCCGTGATaggaagagaagaagaaataagaaGGGTCATTAGGGTCTTGGCCAGAAGAACCAAATCAAACTCTGTTTTGATTGGTGAACCTGGTGTTGGTAAGACATCTATTGTTGAAGGGGTTGCTCAAAGAATCATTGATGGTGATGTGCCAAATATTTTAGCCAATTCTCGTTTATTTGCATTGGATTTGGGTGCTTTGACCGCAGGTGCAAAGTACAAAggtgaatttgaagaaagaattaagGGTGTcttgaatgatattgaaaaatcaaatgaaatgaTTATTCTTTTCATAGACGAAATTCATATGTTAATGGGTGATGGTAAATCCGATGCAgctaatttattaaagcCAATGTTGGCTAGAGGTTCTCTTCATTGTATCGGTGCAACCACATTCACTGAATACCGTAAGTTTATCGCAAAGGATGGTGCTTTCGAAAGAAGGttccaaaaaattgatgttCCTGCTAGCACTGTTCCAGAAACTGTCGCTATATTGAGAGGTTTACAACCAAGATATGAAATCCATCACGGTGTTCGTATTTTGGATAGTGCTTTAGTTACTGCTGCTCAATTAGCTTCGAGGTATTTAACTTACAGAAGTTTGCCTGATTCAGCTGTTGATCTTATAGATGAAACTGCAGCTACGGTTGCCGTTGCAAGAGATTCTAAGccagaagaattagataCTTTGGAAAGACAGTTGCATTtaattgaagttgaaattaatgCATTAGAAAGAGATGTTGAAGCTGATGCAGATTCCAAAGACCGTCTTGAAGTTGCTAAAAGAAAGAAGGCTGAATTAGAAGAACAATTAGGTCCATTAAGAGAAAGATTCAACCAAGAACGTGCGGGCcatgaagaattaattgcaGCAAAACGTAAGTTAGATGAACTAGAAATCAAGGCACTGGACGCTGAAAGAAGACATGATACTGCAACCGCTGCTGATTTGAGATACTTCGCTATTCCAGATGTTGCtaaacaaattgaagagTTGGAAGTAAAGGtagcagaagaagaacagtCCTTAGGTTCAGAATCAATGTTAAAGAATGCTGTCAGTAGTGAACAGGTTGCTGAAACTGCCGCAAGATTAACAGGTATTCCAGTAACAAAATTGTCTCAAGCTGAGAACACTAAGTTGATCAATATGGAAAGGGAATTGTCTTCAGAGGTTGTCGGTCAAAGTAAGGCTGTTAAGGCTGTCTCCAATGCTATCAGATTAAACCGTTCGGGATTAGCGAACCCAAATCAACCAGCttctttcttgttcttAGGTTTATCTGGTTCAGGTAAAACTGAATTGGCTAAGAAGGTTGCTGGATTCTTATTTGCAGATGAAAGAGCTATGATAAGAATTGACTGTTCCGAATTAGGCGATAAATGGTCTGCATCTAAGTTGTTAGGTGCAGCTCCAGGGTATGTTGGATACGAAGAGGGTGGTATTTTAACCGAAGCCTTATTACGTCGTCCTTACTCGGTGATTTTATTTGACGAGGTCGAGAAAGCTGCTCCCGAAGTCTTAACAATTTTGTTACAAATTTTGGACGATGGTAGAGTCACTTCTTCCCAAGGTAAGTTAGTCAATTGCTCCAATTCAATCATAATTATGACATCGAACATTGGTGCAGAGTATATCAATGCCTCAAAGGGCCCTACGATTGACGACACTACAAAAGGATTAGTCATGGATGCTGTTAGGGCTAATTTCAGGCCTGAATTCTTGAATCGTATTTCAAGCACAgtcattttcaatagattGTCGAAGAAGGCTATTTCTAAGATTGTCAAGATCAGATTGAAAGAAATACAAGAGAGATTTGCGGCCAATGGTAAAGCTTTAGCTTTGGAGGTCGATGATGCTGCATTGGAATACTTGTGCAACAAAGGTTATTCTCCCGATCTTGGTGCAAGACCACTTAACCGTCTTATCCAAAGTGAAATTTTGAACCGTTTGGCTgtcttattattaaaggGTCAAATCAAGGACAAGGAAGTAGCTAGAGTTACTTTAGGTCCTAAAGGCTTGGAAGTCTTACCAAACCATGAGgcagaagatgaagatatggCAGATGTCCAAGTCGACGACTGGAAAGATagtgaagatgaagatgattaCTTAGACTCAACTCCTCTTGACTAA